In the Ranitomeya imitator isolate aRanImi1 chromosome 2, aRanImi1.pri, whole genome shotgun sequence genome, GGACAAGAATGGCGCTATTGAGTTAAAGTGAAAACATTAAAACATATCCCTCACTGATCTCTAATATAGCCGGTGTGGTGATCAGCTTATTGTATGTCCAGCTCATGCCACCCATGATTTCACCCAGGGGCAGCCTTGTCTATAGTATTAGTAGTGGCCACTCATATAAAGATTGTAAAGGGATCCTCCACCCTGGGACTGAAAAAGAACCAAACATTGCTAATTTACCTGGCACCTTCCATTTGGCTCACGTTCCCTCCTCTTATTCCCATATATTCCTTAGCATTGCTGTACTAGCGGCTCTTAGCTAGAACGGAACGTTGGCCACAGAAAGTTCTATGGCTCTCCAATATGATTTCATGTTGATGCCATCAGTAGATGGCAACATAATATTTTTGCAACTTTTGCATTCGCTGAAGCCGTGGAAAGCGGTCTATCctccacttctgcttctgaggtcaAGGAGGTGGAGCCAGAGACAAGTGGGCGGATACTTAGTGTCCTAACTGGAATACCCGTCAGGCTCATTTGCATGTTGAATTAGAAAGTTTTTGCCCCCCTCTCTCTTATATAAATGTGActatttttttcattccacttttgCCTTGAAAAATGTAAGACTGTGAATCCTTTAGGAGATAGATATTCTGTAAGACATGATTATGTGAAGATTCAGATGTAGAATTCTAGAAATTCTAAATATATTTGCACAAAATCTATAAAAATTGTTATAATCGAATGTAAGCTATAATGTATTATATAGAACCTGTCACTCGTCATAAATGTCATTTTTCTTaagctggtgtaaatgccgctattCTCTTGAATCAGCGGATGTTTTTCCTTTCTTTCTGCTCCTCTCCGTTCATGAGATGGCCCCCTGTTCCCTGTATAAAAATCTGGTCTTATTAGCCAAACGAGTGGGGTCCCAAAGGGCACGCCCACATAATAGCGTGatgaccacacccacttggctaacaagactagatttatatgcaGCGAAGTGGAGGCCGTATCTCAAGAATGGAGGGGAGCAGGAAGAAAGGAAAACCAtccccggattcaggagaacagtggcatttacaccagGGTAAAAAAacgacatatttatggcaagtgacaggtcaccTGCAAGTGGCATCACAATGAAAATATTATATTGTTATACCATTCATGTGTCTGTGGTCTATTATAACACATTACATTTTGGCAACACAATTTACACAATGTTGGGAGCCCATAAACTGGCAATCTAGAGGATTACCTTGTGAAGGGAGGTGGAGGACTGTCGAGTTGGGGGTGTATTGCTTATTTGGTCTAAGATATGATGGAGGATCGGGCTGTCATCTGGAATCATGTGATTAAGGATGACCACCCAGGGTGGGATCTTCTTTGGAACAGCCCTTTAATTCCCGGGATGTACACTGTACCCCTCGGGGGCCACCAGCCAGGACCCTGTGTACAAAGCTCCAGCGCTCCTCTTATGTCTCCTACTCACTCCTCCGGCAGATAAGCCACTGATCACAAATAGACCTCTGAGATTTATCTCACCCGCTGTCAACCGTGCATGGAGCCAAGTGGACTTTGCCCGCTTGGTACAGAAAACAGCAAGTGGCACATTTAAAGGGACCTCCCCGGGTGACAAAACATAAATGCCACGGCTCATGCTGTTTCCTGGATGGCAGATATGCCTCGTCATAAAGTATTCCTGCAGAAGTGGGCAGGGTTTCTAGGTGACAACCTATGTGGCCGCCATTACTAGGCGACCATCTACAAAAGTAGTAACACACATTTTACTAAATATTTCTAAAATGTTCACACATGATGCATTTATTGGatactctccctgaaaaaaaaactccCAAATATACCACAGCTCAGCAGTTCACTTTTGAGTCAGAGTGCTGTTGCTATGGTTACTTTGCCTAGCAACCAGACATTTTAATAGTGTTGTTTGATATGATTGTTGCTAGGGCACTTTACTAGCAATGTTTAAAGTCATGTCTGGCCTTTTACTTTTTCATGTCCCCTTTAAGATGAGGTAAATCAGAAAGTCCCTGTTAGTTCATGAACTGTCGTAGTCGTGGGACGAGCTGATCTAGCGACTGGATCAAGCGATCTGAAGGGATGTCGTCCCGGAGACCCCTCTGGAGGAGGAAGCTGACCATCCCGGCTTCTCTAGCAGCCATATAATCATTCACAAAATCATCTCCGACATGAGCGGCGTGATGCGGGACCACGTCCCCCAGCTTCAGGGCCTTGTGAAAAATACCCACATCTGGTTTAGCAACATCGGCGCTCTCCGAGGTCAGAACAAAATCAAAATGTCCATCTAATTCAACCTGCCTGAGGATGTTCTCCAACCTCCGGTCAAAATTAGAGACCACCGCCATCTTGAGTCCCAGTTCACTGCAT is a window encoding:
- the HDHD3 gene encoding haloacid dehalogenase-like hydrolase domain-containing protein 3, producing the protein MKLKLLTWDVKDTLLRMRLPVGQQYQAEARSRGLQVESATLESSFRQVYRNRCRLFPNYGRSQGMTSHQWWLDVVCQTFRLAGVQDEKLLRPLSEKLFQDFSTAKYWEVLPGAREALIGCSELGLKMAVVSNFDRRLENILRQVELDGHFDFVLTSESADVAKPDVGIFHKALKLGDVVPHHAAHVGDDFVNDYMAAREAGMVSFLLQRGLRDDIPSDRLIQSLDQLVPRLRQFMN